In Variovorax paradoxus, a single genomic region encodes these proteins:
- a CDS encoding SDR family oxidoreductase, whose product MTTSTPLVFITGASSGIGQAMAASFYDAGYRLALVARRTTEIEAWAKSRGLSADRYRIYSADVAQTDSIVAAGNACIAQQGLPDVVIANAGISIGIDTAERSDLDVLSQTFATNNVGLAATFHPFVRAMVQRGSGRLVGIGSVASIRGLPGHGAYCASKAGVVAYCESLRGELHNSGVKVVTLCPGYIDTPLTQGNRYGMPFLMKAEDFAAQALRAIESGTSYRVIPWQMGVVAKIMRMLPNAVLDRAVQGRGRKKRSGEA is encoded by the coding sequence ATGACCACCTCGACCCCGCTCGTCTTCATTACCGGCGCGTCGAGCGGTATCGGCCAGGCCATGGCCGCGAGCTTCTACGACGCGGGGTACCGGCTGGCGCTGGTGGCCCGGCGCACGACGGAGATCGAGGCCTGGGCGAAGTCCCGAGGGTTGAGCGCGGACCGCTACCGGATCTACAGCGCCGACGTGGCGCAGACCGACAGCATCGTGGCGGCCGGCAACGCATGCATCGCGCAGCAGGGGTTGCCCGACGTGGTGATCGCCAACGCGGGCATCAGCATCGGCATCGACACCGCGGAGCGCTCCGACCTCGACGTGCTGTCGCAGACCTTCGCCACCAACAACGTCGGCCTGGCCGCGACCTTCCATCCGTTCGTGCGGGCGATGGTGCAGCGCGGCAGCGGGCGGCTGGTCGGCATTGGCAGCGTCGCTTCCATCCGCGGCCTGCCGGGCCACGGCGCCTACTGCGCGAGCAAGGCCGGCGTGGTCGCGTACTGCGAGAGCCTGCGCGGCGAGTTGCACAACAGCGGCGTGAAGGTTGTCACGCTCTGCCCCGGCTACATCGACACGCCGCTGACGCAAGGCAACCGCTATGGCATGCCCTTTCTCATGAAGGCCGAAGACTTCGCGGCCCAGGCGCTGCGGGCCATCGAGTCCGGCACGAGCTACCGGGTGATTCCGTGGCAGATGGGCGTGGTCGCCAAGATCATGCGCATGCTGCCCAACGCCGTGCTCGACCGCGCGGTGCAGGGGCGCGGGCGCAAGAAGCGAAGCGGCGAGGCCTGA
- a CDS encoding KdsC family phosphatase has translation MALEFQAETLLAAQDVRIVFFDIDGVLTDGGVYFTEHGETLKRFSILDGYGLKLLRKAGITPAVITGRDSKPLRVRLEALGIEHVRYGTEDKLPAAQAMLDQLGFTWAQAAAIGDDWPDLPVLTRVGFAAAPANAHAEVRGIARYVTQARGGEGAAREFCDLLLTACGQYRAMLDAARGPNT, from the coding sequence ATGGCGCTCGAGTTCCAGGCCGAGACCTTGCTCGCCGCGCAGGACGTGCGCATCGTCTTCTTCGACATCGACGGCGTGCTGACCGACGGCGGCGTGTACTTCACCGAGCACGGCGAAACGCTCAAGCGCTTCAGCATCCTCGACGGCTACGGCCTCAAGCTGCTGCGCAAGGCGGGCATCACGCCCGCCGTGATCACCGGGCGCGACTCCAAGCCGCTGCGCGTGCGGCTCGAGGCGCTGGGCATCGAACACGTGCGCTACGGCACCGAAGACAAGCTGCCCGCCGCGCAGGCTATGCTCGACCAGCTCGGCTTCACGTGGGCGCAGGCCGCGGCCATCGGCGACGACTGGCCCGATTTGCCGGTGCTCACGCGCGTCGGCTTCGCGGCGGCGCCGGCCAATGCGCATGCCGAGGTGCGCGGCATCGCCCGCTATGTCACCCAGGCGCGGGGCGGCGAAGGCGCGGCGCGCGAGTTCTGCGACCTGCTCCTCACGGCCTGCGGCCAGTACCGCGCCATGCTCGATGCTGCCCGGGGCCCGAACACATGA
- a CDS encoding KpsF/GutQ family sugar-phosphate isomerase, which translates to MSSRPAPAPVVDPEAILSRARITFDIEAEAVSGLKARVGPSFVDAVRKILEVRGRVVVMGMGKSGHVGRKIAATLASTGTPAMFVHPAEASHGDLGMIKSVDLVLAISNSGEVDELTVILPVVKRQGVPLIAMTGRPESTLARHADIVIDAGVSKEACPLNLAPTASTTAQMAMGDALAVALLDARGFGSEDFARSHPGGALGRKLLTHVSDVMRSGDEVPRVPPSATISELMRAMSIKGFGAAAVVEPDGRASGIFTDGDLRRLIEAGADLRSPKAADVMHHNPRTIRVDALAVEAAELMEQCGITRLFVIDGAGVVVGAINTNDLMRAKVI; encoded by the coding sequence ATGAGCTCCCGTCCCGCCCCGGCCCCCGTGGTCGACCCCGAAGCGATCCTCTCCCGGGCACGCATCACTTTCGACATCGAAGCCGAAGCCGTCTCCGGCCTGAAGGCCCGTGTCGGGCCGAGCTTCGTCGACGCCGTGCGCAAGATCCTCGAAGTGCGCGGCCGCGTGGTCGTGATGGGCATGGGCAAGAGCGGCCACGTCGGCCGCAAGATCGCAGCCACCCTCGCATCCACCGGCACGCCCGCGATGTTCGTGCACCCGGCCGAGGCCAGCCACGGCGACCTGGGCATGATCAAGTCGGTCGACCTGGTGCTGGCCATTTCCAACAGCGGCGAGGTCGATGAGCTCACCGTCATCCTGCCGGTCGTCAAGCGCCAGGGCGTGCCCCTGATCGCCATGACCGGCCGCCCCGAATCCACCCTCGCGCGCCATGCCGACATCGTGATCGACGCCGGCGTGTCCAAGGAAGCCTGCCCGCTCAACCTCGCGCCTACCGCGAGCACCACCGCGCAGATGGCGATGGGCGACGCGCTGGCCGTGGCGCTGCTCGACGCGCGCGGCTTCGGCTCGGAAGACTTCGCGCGCTCGCATCCGGGCGGCGCGCTCGGGCGCAAGCTGCTCACCCACGTGAGCGACGTCATGCGCTCCGGCGACGAGGTGCCGCGCGTGCCGCCCTCGGCCACCATCAGCGAACTGATGCGCGCGATGAGCATCAAGGGCTTCGGCGCCGCCGCGGTGGTCGAGCCCGACGGCCGTGCCTCGGGCATCTTCACCGACGGCGACCTGCGCCGCCTGATCGAGGCCGGCGCCGACCTGCGCAGCCCCAAGGCTGCCGACGTGATGCATCACAACCCGCGCACCATTCGCGTCGACGCCCTGGCCGTGGAAGCCGCCGAGCTGATGGAGCAATGCGGCATCACCCGGCTGTTCGTGATCGACGGCGCGGGCGTGGTCGTGGGTGCGATCAACACCAACGACCTGATGCGCGCGAAGGTCATCTGA
- the lptC gene encoding LPS export ABC transporter periplasmic protein LptC, whose translation MNNVKRAWGLVRNVLDRATIYLPIILTAAVALGTYWLVRNAPKLLEPTAKAAPTHEPDYFMRDFVIKNFLPNGELRSELFGVEGRHYPDTDTIEVDKVRMRSISPEGLVTRSTANRGLSNSDGSELQLFGNAIVIRDPSVGADGKPTPRLEFRGEFLHAFVDTERVTSNQPVTLIRDKDQFTGDTLDYDNLTGVANLRGRVRGVLIPSAAAAAPAPAKKR comes from the coding sequence ATGAACAACGTGAAACGCGCATGGGGGCTGGTGCGCAACGTCCTCGACCGCGCCACGATCTACCTGCCGATCATCCTGACGGCAGCCGTCGCGCTCGGCACCTACTGGCTGGTGCGCAATGCGCCCAAGCTGCTGGAGCCCACCGCCAAGGCCGCGCCCACGCATGAGCCCGACTATTTCATGCGCGACTTCGTCATCAAGAACTTCCTGCCGAACGGCGAATTGCGCAGCGAACTGTTCGGCGTCGAAGGCCGGCACTATCCCGACACCGACACCATCGAGGTCGACAAGGTGCGCATGCGCTCCATCTCGCCCGAAGGCCTGGTGACGCGCTCCACCGCCAACCGTGGGCTGTCGAATTCGGACGGCAGCGAACTGCAGCTGTTCGGCAATGCGATCGTCATCCGCGATCCGTCCGTTGGCGCCGACGGCAAGCCCACGCCGCGCCTCGAATTCCGTGGCGAGTTCCTGCACGCCTTCGTCGACACCGAGCGCGTCACCTCGAACCAGCCGGTTACGCTGATCCGCGACAAGGACCAGTTCACCGGCGACACGCTCGACTACGACAACCTGACCGGCGTGGCCAACCTGAGGGGCCGGGTGCGCGGCGTGCTGATTCCGTCGGCCGCCGCTGCTGCTCCCGCGCCTGCCAAGAAGCGCTGA